GGTGACGGGCGTGAGGGGGCTGCGGAAGGGGGCGCCCCACTGAATGGAAACGACGAGGGGAAGCTGGATGGGGATGCTGAGGGGCCGGGCCAGGAGCCGGGTACCAGCTGGGCGACCGCGTCGGTGAGATCCGGTCGTGGGGAACAGCCGATCGGTGAGCGCCTGTCACGGGGACCGGCCGATCAGGGGGCTCCCGCCACGGGCACTGGCCAATCAGGGAGCTCCCGTCACGGGGACCGGCCAATCAGGGAGCTCCCATCACGGGGACCGGCTGATCGGTGAGCTCCCGTCACGGGGACCGGCTGATCGGTGAGCTCCCGTCACGGGGACCGGCCGATCAGGGGGCTCCCGTCATGGGGACCGGCCAATCAGGGAGCTCCCGTCACAGGGACCGGCCAATCAGGGAGCTCCCGTCACGGGGACCGGCCAATCAGGGAGCTCCCATCACGGGGACCGGCCGATCAGGGGGCTCCCGCCACGGGGACCGGCCGATCAGGGGGCTCCCGCCACGGGCACTGGCCAATCAGGGAGCTCCCGTCATGGGCACTGGCCAATCAGGGAGCTCCCGCCACGGGGACCGGCCGATCAGGGGGCTCCCGTCATGGGGACCGGCCAATCAGGGAGCTCCCGTCACGGGGACCGGCCAATCAGGGAGCTCCCGTCACGGGGACCGGCCGATCAGGGGGCTCCCGTCACGGGGACCGGCCAATCAGGGAGCTCCCGTCACGGGGACCGGCCAATCAGGGAGCTCCCGTCACGGGGACCGGCCGATCAGGGGGCTCCCGTCATGGGGACCGGCCAATCAGGGAGCTCCCATCACGGGGACCGGCTGATCGGTGAGCTCCCGTCACGGGGACCGGCCGATCAGGGGGCTCCCGTCATGGGGACCGGCCAATCAGGGAGCTCCCATCATAGGTACCAGCCCATCCGTGAGCTCCCATCACGGGGACCGGCCAATCAGGGGGCTCCCATCACCGGAACCGGCCAATCCGGGAGCCCCTCCAGCTGTGCCCTCGCTACCGTGGCCTCGCCGCCCTCAGCGCCCGCCCCGGGGCGTCCTGGCAGGTGTCGGGGCGCAGGACCCTCGGTGGGCGGGACTGCCGGGAGCAGGTGGAGGCGGCGGCAGGAGGCCCCTGGGGGGCCGCAGcctcggcggggggcggggggcgggactCGGGGCGCCGGGGAGCCCCCGCCCCTTCCAGGCTCCGCACTGACCGCCCCGCTCTCCCGCAGGACTCAGCGCCCGGAGCTCCTGGGCCACGGACCCCCCGGCGGCCTCTCTTCCTGCAGGCGGCGCCCCCCCCGCGGCCCTGCGGACCGGCGCCCCGAGCTCCGCCCCGAGCCCCCCGCAGAGCCTCCCTCCGACCTCCCCCCCAGGTCCCCCgagctccccacccacctccttcccgAGCTCCCCGCCCAGCtcccccccgagccccccgacCTCCCCCGTGACCTCCCCCCCGAGCTCCCCCCTGCCAGGCCCTGCAGCCTCCCCCTCGGGGGGCGCGCCCCAcagccccgccctccccggcACGGCCTTGGCCCCGACACCTGCGCCCCCCGAGGACGCTTCCGTGGGGCCCAGGGCGGAGGCGCCGGGCAGCGAGACCTCGGCCCCCGAGGGCAGCCCCGCAGCGCCCACGGCCACGGCGCacagccccgggccccccgcaGAGCCCCCCGCAGGACCCCCTGCAGGATCCCCTGCACCACCCCCTACAGGATCCCCCGCAGGACCCCCTGCACCGCCCTCCCCAGGACCCCCCGCACCGCCCTCCGCAGGACCCCCCGCACCGCCCTCCGCAGGACCCCCTGCAGGATCCCCTGCACCACCCCCTACAGGACCCCCCGCAGGACCCCCTGCACCGCCCTCCGCAGGACCCCCTGCAAGACCCCCCGCAGGACCCCCCGCACCGCCCTCCCCAGGACCCTCCGCAGGACCCCCCGCACCGCCCTCCGCAGGACCCCCCGCAGGATCCCCTGCACCACCCCCTACAGGACCCCCCGCAGGATCCCCTGCACCACATAGGTCCCCTGGCACACGATTCTTTTGGAGGTTAAACGAGAGGACCCGTGAAGTGGCCCCGAGGGCTCCCGGCAGGACCCGGGCCGCCGTCCCTACTGGTGCCCCCAGAGCCCTTGCCCCGGGGAGACCAGTCAAGCAGGGTAGGGCCGCGCTCGCAGAACTTGCTCATTCTTTACGGGCACTGACGGCTCTCGTGGGAAAGAAGAGGAACTTTACAGGACTCCGCATTTGTGTTTACCCTCCCAGCAGCCCGGGGAAGTCGTATCACCCTTATCTTGATGTCGCAATCTCGGAAATTATGGTGGAGGGAGGTTTAGGGTCCCTTCTGAGGTCACATGCCTGTGGCATTGACGTACTGGCTGCAGGCTTCAGGGCGTTGGGCAGGAAAAGGCTTTCGTGGGAGTCTGGCCTCCTGAGTGAGGCACAGGTGAGAAGGGCCGGAGGTGAAGGGGGGACAACTTCGGGCCCTCCCCCGGGGAGTTTTGGAGCACACGGACCGAGAAGACAGGAACGTCTTTTAACGATGAATAAGTAGCCCCGTGACCAGAAATTCCCATGAACACAAGCACCAGGGGCAGGGCTGAGACGAACGAGACGTGGTTCCTCACGGGAGAGCCCACGGTGTCGGGGGATCAGGGCCCAGGGACGCGCGTGTCCCTACCCCAGAGGCCCGTGCACCAGTGAGAGCCCCGCGAGGGGCCCAGAGAGCTGCCGTCCGGCTGCGAGGAAGGAATTAAAGGCAGAGGTGGCGGCTGGGGTCCCGGGGAACCGCAGGGGAACCTGGCCGAGCGCTCCGAGGAGTCAGGCCCAGGACGGAGCGCTCCCTGGAACCCAGGAGGACAGTCTGGGAGACCAGGCCACCCTGACGGAAGCAGGGACTCTGGGGTGACAGGCACAACTGACGCAAGCTTGATCTCCAGGGGGGGGGGTGcgtcctctgccctccctgcctcccttcccgcCGATGTGCGGCCAGGAGCCAGGCACGGATGCA
This region of Vulpes lagopus strain Blue_001 chromosome 23, ASM1834538v1, whole genome shotgun sequence genomic DNA includes:
- the LOC121481369 gene encoding vegetative cell wall protein gp1-like translates to MVCSAVFALCVFAAGLSARSSWATDPPAASLPAGGAPPAALRTGAPSSAPSPPQSLPPTSPPGPPSSPPTSFPSSPPSSPPSPPTSPVTSPPSSPLPGPAASPSGGAPHSPALPGTALAPTPAPPEDASVGPRAEAPGSETSAPEGSPAAPTATAHSPGPPAEPPAGPPAGSPAPPPTGSPAGPPAPPSPGPPAPPSAGPPAPPSAGPPAGSPAPPPTGPPAGPPAPPSAGPPDPPQDPLHHPLQDPPQDPLHHIGPLAHDSFGG